The Henckelia pumila isolate YLH828 chromosome 2, ASM3356847v2, whole genome shotgun sequence genome includes a window with the following:
- the LOC140880373 gene encoding F-box protein SKIP17-like, translating to MDTSLLLHCPTTVSATSNPKLKRPCSSSLPEATRIPSPNPLDWLLESLLELPDSSAVALDLSFDRILQSRPYDSDKDDVIEHAFRLGSALAEAANRSARRRASMHNAVVWALPSDLTIKVFSSLDTQSLCKAASACSFFHKCAADPLCYSNVDLTAAAPKVNNMVVSTMIQRAGKELRSLKLGVEPCPVALLGSYPTLGISTRNFSDASPSLWNDKHSRQGKESFTLTRSCLAPLIAVGGGPGALLRRLHLFNIERMDNTAFGAALSACPSLLDLEIVGLHVELSQTLESVSRSCHLLDRLFFESSKTGRDDSLKLPTCHDLVTRCPCISTLALRGFKLPDMKLRIFVKGFRQLKFVDFSTSYSITGDFLRNLGGCTGGNLLEVLILRDCMHLREAEVSRFLSAILGGRFKYLRHLDVSNREGLASDDDWYHRCYSPSFASLGLLLQERPHLCVLADFPAEGSFVEEPMTSSDNDMNLPSLIGSHTSDGSTCSFSPEPSYCYNSDESSGNEDNVGPIFALHAEIADDVDYL from the exons ATGGATACCAGTCTTCTCCTCCACTGCCCCACCACCGTCTCCGCCACCAGCAACCCCAAGCTCAAACGCCCGTGCTCCTCTTCCCTCCCGGAAGCCACGCGAATCCCCAGCCCTAATCCGTTGGACTGGCTGTTGGAATCGCTTTTAGAACTCCCCGATTCATCCGCGGTTGCGCTCGACCTCTCCTTCGACCGCATACTTCAATCCAGACCGTACGATTCTGATAAGGATGATGTCATCGAGCACGCCTTCCGTCTTGGCTCGGCTCTCGCTGAAGCCGCTAATCGATCCGCCCGGAGGCGTGCTTCCATGCACAACGCTGTCGTTTGGGCGTTACCGTCTGATCTCACTATCAAG GTATTTTCTTCCCTTGATACTCAAAGCTTATGTAAAGCTGCCTCTGCATGCTCGTTTTTCCACAAGTGTGCTGCAGACCCATTGTGCTACTCCAACGTTGACTTGACCGCAGCAGCGCCAAAGGTCAATAATATGGTAGTTTCGACCATGATTCAGCGTGCTGGGAAAGAACTGAG GTCTCTCAAGCTTGGAGTTGAGCCATGCCCTGTAGCATTGCTAGGTTCTTATCCAACCCTGGGTATTTCTACGAGGAATTTCTCAGATGCATCACCATCATTGTGGAATGATAAACATTCTAGACAAGGAAAAGAGTCATTTACACTTACTAGGTCGTGCCTAGCTCCCTTGATTGCTGTTGGTGGTGGTCCTGG GGCTCTTTTGAGAAGGTTACACCTTTTCAATATTGAAAGAATGGACAACACTGCATTTGGTGCTGCATTATCGGCTTGCCCTTCTTTGCTCGATCTGGAAATTGTAGGCCT TCATGTTGAACTGAGCCAGACACTGGAGTCAGTGAGTAGATCTTGCCATCTGTTAGATCGACTATTTTTTGAGTCATCAAAAACAG GTAGAGATGACAGTTTAAAATTACCTACATGCCATGATCTAGTGACGCGTTGTCCTTGCATATCAACATTGGCACTAAGGGGATTTAAATTACCGGACATGAAACTTCGTATATTTGTAAAG GGATTCCGCCAATTGAAATTTGTTGACTTTTCAACATCGTATTCGATTACGGGCGACTTTCTAAG GAATCTTGGTGGCTGTACGGGTGGAAACTTAttggaggttttgattttgcgGGATTGTATGCACTTGAGAGaa GCTGAAGTTTCGCGGTTTCTGTCGGCAATTCTTGGAGGACGCTTCAAATACCTTAGGCACCTT GATGTATCAAATCGAGAGGGACTTGCTTCTGATGATGATTGGTATCATCGATGTTATTCCCCAAG TTTTGCGTCATTAGGACTGTTATTGCAAGAAAGGCCTCATTTATGCGTGCTTGCGGATTTTCCTGCAGAAGGAAG TTTTGTAGAAGAACCGATGACCAGCAGTGACAATGATATGAATCTACCCTCACTAATAGGCAGTCATACATCTGATGGGTCAACTTGTTCTTTTTCTCCGGAACCTAGTTACTGCTACAATAGCGATGAAAGCAGCGGCAATGAGGACAATGTAGGTCCCATTTTCGCGCTTCATGCAGAAATTGCAGATGATGTGGATTACTTGTAG